One Methylocystis iwaonis genomic window, GCGTCGAACTTGTCTTCGACCGCGAATTCGGTGTCGGTGAGGCGTTGGCCGCCCTTTGCCTGTTTCAACAGATCGGGCAGGCGGTGGTAGCTCTGCGGGCCGACGACAAGATCAACCGCGCGCTGGCGCCTCAAGACCTCTTCGCCTTCGGCCTGCGCCACGCAGCCAGCGACGACGATCTTCATCTCGCGTCCGGAGGCCTCGCGTTCGCGCTTTTCGAGGGCGAGCTTGCCGAGCTCGGAGTAGATTTTCTCGGCCGCTTTCTCGCGGATATGGCAGGTATTGAGGATGACGAGATCGGCTTCGGCTTCGTCCGCGGTCTCGGCATAGCCCTCGCGGCCGAGCAAATCCGCCATGCGCGTCGCGTCATAGACGTTCATCTGGCAGCCGTAGGACTTGACCAGAACCTTGCCGCCCTCCGAAGGCGCCGACTCGGGCGCGGGCGACGGCAGCTCGGACGCGTTCTGAACCCGGGTGGAAATCTTGTCTGCTCCTTTGAGAGAGATCGTGCGACTCTTCGTTTGGCCGCATTATAGGCGCTTTTCCAAAGCGCGCCGATTCGAATTATCACCGCTTGCCCGTCGTCATGGCCGGGCTTGTCCCGGCCATCCACGCCGAGGTCATCGGAACGTCTGAGTCTGCAAGAGGGGTGGGGCTTCGGAGCCTCTAAAGCCTCGCAAGAGCTTATATTGCGTCTTGCCGGGCTGTGCACCAGGGCGTGGGTGGCCGGGACAAGCCCGGCCATGACGGCCCCGAGATGTGTGGCTCCCTTAGCCGTAAAGGGGAGGGATAAGCTCACCCCCGGCGCCCTCTTACATCTCCAGTCTTAAATTCACCGCCGCGAGTTTCGTCCCGTCGGCGCGCTGGTAATAGTTCTGCCGCCGGCCGATCTCCTTGAAGCCAAAGCGATAATAGAGCTTCAATGCCGCCTCGTTGTCGTCGGCGACCTCGAGAAACACCAGCCGGGCCCCGCCGCGCTCCAGATTTTCGAGATGCCGATCGAGAATCATGCGGCCCAGCCCGACGCTGCGCCGCGCCGGGTCGACGGCGAAGGTCAGCACTTCGGCGTCCGGCGGCAGCAGGCGCGACAGGATGAAGCCGCCGAGCCTGCTTCTGAGGCCCTCGGTCACGGCGCCGTCGGCGATAATATTGGGGTCGGTGAGATAGCTCTCGAAGTCGATCTTGGACCAGCCGAAGGCGAAGGAGGCGCCATGGAGGGCCTCGCATTCTTCCGCGCGTTCGGCGCCGATGGGCCGAACGACAAAGGTCGGCTTGGCAAAAAAAGAAGCGATCAGGCTCATGGGTGGATTCTAGGCCTGCGCGGGCGCGGAGGCGAGCTTTTCGGAGGGAGTGATTGTTTGTGCGCTGCTTTCGGGCGCGGTCTCGGAGAGGGCGGTGGGCGGCGCGGCCTCGGCCGGCGCGGCGGGAGCCTCGGGCGCCGGCGCGGCCTCCGGCGGCTTGCCGGCGATCGTGACGTCCGGCTCCTTGAGGTAGAGCGGCTTGGCGGGCGCCGTCTCCGGCTTGGCGGCGAGGCCCAGCCGAGCGACGAATTCGATGTCGGGCGCCGCCTGTTCGCTCACGATCTTCACCGCCATGCCGCAGGAGCGGGCTTCCTTGGCGAGAAGCTCCGCCCCGGAGCCGATGAGAAGCAGGGGGCCGTCGCCCAGCGCCCGAAGCGCCTCATGCGCGCCGGCGCGGCGGGGCGTCAGCAAAGCGCGGCCGTCCGGGCCGAAGGCCGCGACAAAGACCTTGCCATGTCGCGCGTCGATCGCCGCCGCGACCACGCTGTCGGCGGCGTCGAGAATAAGCGGCGCCGCCAGCGCCGCCAGCGTCGAGACGCCGACCACCTCGGCCTTGCAGGCGAGCGCAATGGCCTGGCCGGCGGCAAGACCGATCCGAATGCCGGTGAAGGAGCCGGGCCCCACGGCGACGGCGACGCGGTCGATGGTTGAGAAGCCGCCGTCAACCTTGCTCATGACCCGCTCGATGAGCGGCATGATCGCCTCCGCGTGACCGCGCTCCATGGCGATGGTCTCGGAAGCGATGGGCTGCTCCGCGTCGTGGTCGAGCACGCAGGCCGATACGGCGGGCAGGGCGGTGTCGATCGCAAGGATTCGCATGCGGGGAGCATATGACCCTTTGGGGCGCT contains:
- the tsaB gene encoding tRNA (adenosine(37)-N6)-threonylcarbamoyltransferase complex dimerization subunit type 1 TsaB — encoded protein: MRILAIDTALPAVSACVLDHDAEQPIASETIAMERGHAEAIMPLIERVMSKVDGGFSTIDRVAVAVGPGSFTGIRIGLAAGQAIALACKAEVVGVSTLAALAAPLILDAADSVVAAAIDARHGKVFVAAFGPDGRALLTPRRAGAHEALRALGDGPLLLIGSGAELLAKEARSCGMAVKIVSEQAAPDIEFVARLGLAAKPETAPAKPLYLKEPDVTIAGKPPEAAPAPEAPAAPAEAAPPTALSETAPESSAQTITPSEKLASAPAQA
- a CDS encoding GNAT family N-acetyltransferase, encoding MSLIASFFAKPTFVVRPIGAERAEECEALHGASFAFGWSKIDFESYLTDPNIIADGAVTEGLRSRLGGFILSRLLPPDAEVLTFAVDPARRSVGLGRMILDRHLENLERGGARLVFLEVADDNEAALKLYYRFGFKEIGRRQNYYQRADGTKLAAVNLRLEM